The following coding sequences lie in one Methanooceanicella nereidis genomic window:
- a CDS encoding aldehyde ferredoxin oxidoreductase family protein, with amino-acid sequence MKGLWGKIIRVNLAGGSVKVEDVPEHIARSCPGGKALAAHYAIREIPKGVDPLGPENNLYLFTGVLTGTATPTGNRFVAATKSPLTGTFTDSYGGGYWGPELRFAGYDGMILEGISESPVRIHIQDDDIGILDASDIWGTDTWTATERIKNAYGTLKKPLKVLSIGQAGERQDVLSAIIADARAAARGGVGAVMGSKNLKAISIIGSKRPPVDDHKGMMALVKEQNMRLNKNPVTAESLRYRGTPNILMGVNEVGALPTRNFQDGQFEGAENISGESMRKVLWNGGKNWHPCWNCVIKCTHFTVLEQPGYEGKIDDGPEYETTALLGSCCGIDDPKAIALADYILDGYGMDTISVGNTIAFLMECYEKGIIGKDITNGLDLRFGNKDAWLAAIHAAGKSEGILGRLVANGTKKASEEIGKGTDKFAANVKGQEIPAYDPRCGQGTALSYARCERGADHLKPWVFNKEYLTSEERTDPFDTSDKPGLIKRENEASALLDCICVCRFVANELTLQNDFLMLVNAATGFDYSWPEFWEIGERAVNLVRSFTSREGFGRKDDSLPERFVKVPLSSGLAKGNVARVDEMLPKYYEICGWDSNGMPTKEKLRSLGLEFVIEELYGAAETAAAARAA; translated from the coding sequence ATGAAAGGATTGTGGGGAAAGATAATAAGAGTGAATCTTGCCGGCGGTAGTGTAAAGGTAGAGGATGTCCCGGAGCATATCGCCAGGTCGTGCCCGGGAGGAAAAGCACTTGCCGCTCATTATGCCATAAGGGAGATACCGAAAGGTGTCGATCCTTTAGGCCCTGAAAATAACCTGTATCTTTTTACAGGAGTTCTTACAGGGACGGCGACACCCACCGGCAACAGGTTCGTCGCCGCGACAAAATCGCCTCTGACAGGTACATTTACCGACTCTTATGGCGGAGGCTACTGGGGGCCCGAGCTAAGGTTCGCGGGATATGATGGCATGATACTGGAAGGGATATCGGAAAGCCCGGTGCGCATACACATACAGGACGATGACATCGGCATACTTGATGCTTCGGACATATGGGGTACCGACACATGGACGGCCACAGAGAGGATAAAAAACGCATATGGCACTCTTAAAAAGCCTCTTAAAGTATTGAGCATAGGCCAGGCAGGAGAAAGGCAGGATGTGCTCTCTGCGATCATAGCTGACGCCAGAGCTGCCGCACGCGGAGGGGTGGGGGCGGTGATGGGAAGCAAAAACCTTAAAGCCATCTCTATCATCGGAAGTAAGAGACCGCCAGTAGATGACCATAAAGGTATGATGGCACTTGTCAAAGAGCAAAATATGCGCCTGAACAAAAACCCTGTTACCGCTGAATCTTTGAGATATAGAGGCACGCCGAATATACTTATGGGCGTCAACGAGGTGGGTGCTTTGCCCACAAGGAACTTCCAGGACGGGCAGTTCGAAGGGGCGGAGAATATAAGCGGGGAGTCTATGCGGAAAGTCCTCTGGAATGGCGGAAAGAACTGGCACCCGTGCTGGAACTGCGTAATAAAATGCACACATTTTACCGTGCTCGAGCAGCCGGGCTATGAAGGAAAGATAGATGACGGCCCGGAATATGAAACGACGGCGCTTCTGGGCTCATGTTGCGGGATAGATGACCCTAAGGCCATTGCGCTTGCCGACTATATTTTAGACGGATATGGCATGGATACGATATCCGTGGGGAATACCATAGCATTCCTGATGGAATGTTATGAAAAAGGCATTATAGGGAAGGACATTACGAACGGCCTTGACCTGAGGTTTGGAAATAAGGACGCATGGCTGGCGGCAATTCATGCGGCGGGCAAGAGCGAAGGCATACTGGGAAGGCTGGTGGCGAACGGCACTAAAAAGGCGTCGGAAGAGATAGGAAAGGGCACGGATAAGTTCGCCGCGAACGTGAAAGGCCAGGAGATCCCTGCCTATGACCCAAGATGCGGCCAGGGAACGGCGCTATCATATGCCAGGTGCGAACGAGGGGCCGATCATCTTAAGCCATGGGTCTTTAACAAAGAGTATCTTACTTCTGAGGAACGTACCGACCCGTTCGACACTTCGGACAAGCCCGGACTGATCAAGAGGGAGAACGAAGCATCCGCCCTGTTAGACTGCATATGCGTCTGCAGGTTCGTAGCCAATGAGCTGACACTGCAGAACGATTTCCTCATGCTTGTCAACGCCGCCACAGGCTTCGATTATAGCTGGCCTGAATTTTGGGAGATAGGTGAGAGGGCTGTCAATCTCGTCAGGTCTTTCACATCGAGAGAAGGTTTCGGGCGTAAGGATGACTCCCTCCCGGAAAGGTTCGTGAAGGTGCCCCTGAGCTCCGGCCTGGCAAAGGGTAACGTCGCCAGGGTCGACGAGATGCTTCCAAAATATTATGAGATATGCGGCTGGGACTCTAACGGCATGCCCACTAAAGAAAAATTAAGGTCTCTAGGCCTGGAGTTCGTGATAGAGGAGCTTTACGGTGCTGCTGAAACCGCGGCAGCTGCCAGAGCTGCGTGA
- a CDS encoding NUDIX domain-containing protein, which yields MSDVRYTYVIAFRDDSFLMVRHARRAWEMPGGKMEPGEDPESAAIREFREETGYDVSSLQVIEKEEGGLVYMGELGKKLEITPNKNEILGIGFFEKLPDELSFPLVEYRRMIDAAYNARGKRARSS from the coding sequence ATGAGCGACGTCAGGTATACTTACGTTATTGCCTTCCGCGATGACAGCTTTTTAATGGTCCGTCACGCACGAAGAGCGTGGGAGATGCCCGGAGGTAAGATGGAGCCGGGAGAAGACCCGGAATCGGCTGCGATAAGAGAGTTCAGGGAAGAGACAGGATACGACGTGAGTTCCCTGCAGGTAATAGAAAAAGAGGAGGGCGGACTCGTGTACATGGGAGAGCTTGGCAAAAAGCTTGAGATAACGCCCAATAAAAATGAGATACTTGGCATAGGATTTTTCGAAAAGCTGCCTGATGAGCTTTCATTCCCGCTGGTCGAATACCGGCGAATGATAGATGCCGCATATAATGCCAGAGGGAAGAGGGCAAGAAGTTCTTGA
- the dapA gene encoding 4-hydroxy-tetrahydrodipicolinate synthase: MYHPGGVYPAIPVPFKKNGDLDGESLIGLIQHFEDTDINGILIMGTSGEFAMMNDNERRKVVDIAVGSVNRLETIINAGYASTRETVSLAKYIKDAGGDAAIVVAPYFYHPSQKGMADHFVTVAEKADIPVLAYNIPSFSGNTLSPDIMTDFALEERIVGIKDSGGDPAALQEFIHRSYEGFSVMVGSDSLACFGLCMGAAGMIIGSAAIAPWICTEMYDALRKTDFKRALSMQLALNHVIKAMSVGTFPVSIKYCLRAQGLPAGYVRKPLEELSAAQKKEVEVHLKAANILK, from the coding sequence TTGTACCATCCTGGAGGAGTCTACCCGGCCATTCCGGTACCTTTCAAAAAGAACGGTGACCTGGACGGCGAATCGTTGATCGGCCTTATACAGCATTTTGAAGACACGGACATCAACGGCATACTTATTATGGGCACCTCCGGCGAGTTCGCAATGATGAATGACAATGAACGCAGGAAGGTTGTTGATATTGCCGTCGGGTCGGTGAACCGGCTGGAGACGATAATCAACGCCGGATACGCTTCGACGCGGGAGACAGTGTCACTGGCAAAATACATAAAAGACGCTGGCGGTGATGCCGCCATAGTGGTCGCGCCCTATTTTTATCATCCGTCACAAAAAGGAATGGCGGACCATTTTGTAACTGTGGCCGAAAAGGCGGATATTCCTGTCCTGGCCTATAACATACCATCATTTTCCGGCAACACATTGTCCCCGGACATAATGACGGATTTCGCGCTTGAAGAGCGCATAGTGGGAATAAAGGACAGCGGAGGAGATCCCGCCGCGTTACAGGAGTTCATACACAGGTCATACGAAGGGTTCTCCGTCATGGTGGGATCGGACAGCCTCGCATGTTTCGGGTTATGCATGGGAGCCGCGGGAATGATAATAGGAAGCGCCGCGATCGCCCCGTGGATATGCACGGAGATGTACGATGCACTGCGGAAGACTGATTTTAAAAGAGCGTTGAGCATGCAGCTCGCTTTGAACCACGTCATCAAGGCCATGAGCGTCGGCACCTTCCCCGTATCCATAAAATATTGCCTCAGGGCACAGGGGCTCCCGGCGGGCTATGTAAGGAAGCCCCTGGAAGAGTTAAGCGCCGCACAAAAAAAGGAAGTTGAGGTCCATCTTAAAGCGGCCAATATTTTGAAATGA
- a CDS encoding DUF2551 domain-containing protein — MDFVVNEITKRLYDYLATDTSGIRRVVLQVFVKLKTLTADTLHRILVERNFTITLKQVTAMLGVIHSKLGILHAHKNSYDAKYEYSIKEKYSHIVEKALVSTAA, encoded by the coding sequence ATGGATTTTGTGGTAAATGAAATAACAAAAAGATTGTACGATTATTTGGCGACAGATACGAGCGGCATCAGGAGAGTCGTTCTCCAGGTGTTCGTCAAGCTCAAGACGCTTACTGCCGATACACTGCACAGGATACTGGTCGAGCGTAACTTTACCATTACTTTAAAGCAGGTAACGGCAATGTTAGGAGTAATACACTCCAAGCTCGGCATACTGCATGCTCACAAGAACTCGTATGATGCAAAATATGAGTACAGTATAAAAGAGAAATACTCTCACATCGTAGAGAAAGCTCTTGTAAGCACGGCCGCATAA